One Corynebacterium tuberculostearicum DNA window includes the following coding sequences:
- a CDS encoding C40 family peptidase: MAQHRRQGMKNTRRIASTAALAATAAVVAPGVAQAAEVVVPNTDYRFEVAGLENVPNIDQVPNIDRYVPSLGKVSNQQNTNYAAAGHKQAAPAQQTVGQKALAAARSVIGSPYVYGAAGPNAFDCSGLTSWAYAQAGKQIPRTSQAQAAAGTPVSLDQLQPGDIIAYYGGASHVGIYTGHGTIIDALNSGVPVQERDLNYMPIHSAVRF; encoded by the coding sequence ATGGCACAGCACCGTCGTCAGGGCATGAAGAACACCCGTCGCATCGCATCTACTGCAGCACTGGCTGCAACCGCCGCCGTCGTCGCACCGGGCGTCGCACAGGCAGCAGAGGTCGTCGTACCTAATACTGACTACCGCTTTGAGGTGGCAGGTCTGGAAAACGTCCCGAACATTGACCAGGTTCCGAACATCGACCGCTACGTTCCGTCCCTGGGTAAGGTTTCTAACCAGCAGAACACCAACTACGCAGCAGCTGGCCACAAGCAGGCCGCTCCGGCACAGCAGACCGTTGGCCAGAAGGCACTGGCTGCAGCGCGCTCCGTCATCGGCTCCCCGTACGTATACGGCGCCGCTGGCCCGAACGCCTTTGACTGCTCCGGTCTGACCAGCTGGGCATACGCTCAGGCTGGCAAGCAGATCCCGCGTACCTCTCAGGCACAGGCTGCCGCCGGTACCCCGGTATCCCTGGATCAGCTGCAGCCGGGTGACATCATCGCTTACTACGGTGGTGCTTCCCACGTTGGTATCTACACCGGCCACGGCACCATCATCGACGCCCTTAACTCCGGCGTCCCGGTTCAGGAGCGCGACCTGAACTACATGCCGATTCACTCCGCAGTTCGCTTCTAA
- a CDS encoding C40 family peptidase — translation MSKRVLPAAALAAALAVTSVSGISQVLAQEAAPQQESATEDVDALVERVGEVARKVSAKNEEVKELEVKLEEKQAEVAKSEEVAAEAQTRADEAKGDVSTQQDRVNGIAQSRYRGDSRSAVSGALAAEVPSDAVERMGYLGALSRQAQRTLDAKANAATMAEEEKHKAADAATKVREEKKALEEQREELLKEKEELEKQQKDIEKQVDALDEQQREAWEGQFGGSDKPDMDLGEVADGAASAALSKLGAPYGWGAAGPDQFDCSGLMFWAYQQIGKSIPRTSQAQIAGGTSVPLEDLQPGDIVGYYPGVTHVGMYIGNGQVVHASTYGVPVQVVPLKSMPITGTARY, via the coding sequence GTGTCTAAACGAGTACTTCCTGCAGCTGCACTTGCAGCGGCTCTTGCTGTTACGTCGGTTTCTGGGATTTCGCAGGTTCTTGCGCAGGAGGCGGCTCCACAACAGGAGAGCGCCACCGAAGATGTGGACGCCTTGGTAGAGCGCGTTGGCGAAGTTGCGCGCAAAGTTTCTGCCAAGAATGAAGAAGTAAAAGAGCTTGAGGTCAAGCTCGAGGAAAAGCAGGCTGAGGTCGCTAAATCTGAGGAGGTCGCCGCTGAGGCACAAACGCGTGCGGACGAGGCGAAGGGCGATGTTTCCACCCAGCAGGACCGTGTCAATGGCATCGCACAGTCGCGCTACCGCGGTGATTCCCGTTCGGCTGTATCTGGTGCCTTGGCCGCAGAAGTTCCCTCCGATGCCGTAGAGCGCATGGGCTACCTCGGGGCGCTGTCTCGCCAGGCCCAGCGCACCCTTGATGCGAAGGCTAATGCCGCGACCATGGCTGAAGAGGAAAAGCATAAGGCTGCCGACGCCGCCACCAAGGTGCGCGAGGAAAAGAAGGCGCTGGAAGAGCAGCGCGAAGAGCTTCTCAAGGAGAAAGAGGAGCTGGAAAAGCAGCAGAAGGACATCGAGAAGCAGGTGGATGCTCTCGATGAGCAGCAGCGCGAGGCCTGGGAAGGCCAGTTCGGCGGATCTGATAAGCCGGATATGGATTTGGGCGAGGTCGCAGACGGCGCTGCTTCCGCAGCGTTGTCGAAGCTGGGCGCTCCATATGGCTGGGGTGCGGCTGGCCCCGATCAGTTCGACTGCTCTGGATTGATGTTCTGGGCGTATCAGCAGATTGGCAAGTCCATTCCGCGTACGTCCCAAGCTCAGATTGCCGGTGGCACATCGGTACCGCTGGAAGACCTACAGCCGGGCGATATCGTGGGCTATTACCCGGGAGTAACTCACGTGGGCATGTACATCGGTAATGGCCAGGTAGTCCATGCCTCTACCTATGGCGTGCCTGTTCAGGTGGTACCGCTAAAGTCCATGCCGATTACCGGAACGGCGCGGTACTAA
- a CDS encoding glycosyltransferase family 4 protein codes for MARVLLVTNDFPPKIGGIQSYLRDFVATLDPRDVVVFASTQESPAEFDAGVDYKVIRWPRRVMLPTPATVRRMQEIIRAENIDTVWFGAAAPLALMGKAAKEAGATRVVATTHGHEVGWSMVPVARQCLRRIGDYADVITYISDYTLRRLRRPFGPNPRWEHLPSGVSVEGLSPATPERRAAAKAEFGATGPTIVCISRFVPRKGQDQLLRAMPLVREEFPDAQLLLIGRGRYRAALEQLAEMYCPDAVIQEAESIETALHAADVFAMPARTRGGGLDVEGLGIVYLEAQACGLPVVAGDSGGAPETVTGETGVVVKGGSVPELAGALKALLADPPRRLRMGQAGRRHVEENWTWRIMGQRLRQLMS; via the coding sequence GTGGCCCGCGTTCTGCTGGTAACCAATGACTTCCCGCCCAAGATTGGCGGGATTCAGTCTTACCTGCGCGACTTCGTAGCAACCTTAGACCCGCGCGACGTCGTGGTCTTCGCCTCAACCCAGGAATCGCCGGCGGAATTCGATGCTGGGGTGGACTACAAGGTCATTCGCTGGCCTCGCCGCGTGATGCTGCCGACGCCCGCCACGGTGCGTCGCATGCAAGAGATCATCCGCGCAGAAAACATTGACACCGTCTGGTTTGGTGCAGCCGCGCCCCTTGCCTTGATGGGCAAGGCTGCAAAAGAGGCGGGTGCCACCCGTGTGGTTGCTACCACGCACGGGCACGAAGTGGGGTGGTCAATGGTGCCCGTTGCTCGGCAGTGCCTGCGCCGCATTGGTGACTATGCTGACGTGATTACCTATATTTCTGACTACACCCTGCGTCGGTTGCGTCGACCATTTGGACCGAATCCGCGCTGGGAGCACCTGCCTTCCGGAGTGAGCGTGGAAGGCCTTTCTCCAGCTACGCCAGAGCGACGCGCAGCGGCGAAGGCAGAGTTCGGGGCTACCGGGCCGACCATCGTCTGCATTTCACGGTTTGTCCCACGCAAGGGGCAGGATCAGCTTCTTCGCGCTATGCCTTTAGTGCGCGAGGAATTCCCAGATGCACAGCTACTGCTCATAGGCCGCGGACGCTATCGCGCGGCCCTAGAGCAACTGGCGGAAATGTACTGCCCGGACGCAGTGATTCAAGAAGCAGAAAGCATTGAGACTGCATTGCATGCAGCGGATGTTTTTGCCATGCCGGCCCGCACTCGCGGCGGAGGGCTTGACGTCGAGGGCTTGGGAATCGTCTATTTGGAGGCGCAAGCGTGCGGCCTGCCGGTTGTCGCTGGAGACTCCGGTGGTGCACCGGAGACGGTGACGGGGGAAACGGGGGTCGTCGTCAAGGGCGGATCTGTGCCGGAACTAGCTGGAGCGTTGAAAGCTCTCTTGGCTGACCCGCCGCGTAGGCTTCGCATGGGGCAGGCGGGGCGTCGCCATGTGGAAGAGAATTGGACGTGGCGGATAATGGGGCAGCGATTGCGGCAGCTGATGTCTTGA
- a CDS encoding ROK family protein: MLKNNSADLTIGFDVGGTNVRGGVITREGEILASRTVPTSMDAEQLEADIVGIVDELRADYEVDAVGLALAGFLDPTCEVVRFAPHLPWRHANVRESLSQKLGMHVRLEHDANSAAWGEWCFGAGRGAEDWVFFAVGTGIGATLMTHDTIYRGAFGTAPEFGHIVVVPNGRQCSCGKRGCLERYASGTALPDTCTDLRGSYETSLPAEPTGKEITQAARRGDPLAVAVMEDFSRWLGQGLSIVADVLDPELIVLGGGVSQDADLYLEGAAQAMGQDIVGAGHRPLARVATAELGSAAGMIGVADLARSGR; encoded by the coding sequence ATGCTTAAGAACAACTCCGCCGATCTGACTATCGGCTTCGACGTCGGTGGCACCAACGTGCGCGGCGGAGTGATCACTCGGGAGGGTGAGATTCTCGCGAGCCGCACGGTTCCTACTTCCATGGACGCAGAGCAGCTGGAAGCGGACATTGTGGGCATCGTCGATGAGCTGCGCGCTGACTATGAGGTGGACGCCGTTGGCCTCGCCTTGGCGGGATTTTTGGATCCTACGTGCGAGGTAGTGCGCTTCGCCCCGCACCTTCCCTGGCGGCACGCTAATGTCCGGGAATCGCTCTCGCAGAAGCTCGGTATGCACGTGCGGTTGGAGCATGATGCAAATTCCGCCGCGTGGGGTGAGTGGTGCTTTGGTGCTGGCCGCGGAGCGGAGGATTGGGTTTTCTTTGCGGTAGGAACAGGTATCGGTGCCACTCTGATGACGCATGACACCATCTACCGCGGCGCGTTTGGCACCGCCCCAGAATTTGGGCATATCGTGGTAGTCCCTAATGGTCGGCAGTGCTCCTGCGGTAAGCGCGGCTGCTTGGAACGCTATGCCTCCGGTACCGCGTTGCCGGATACCTGCACTGATCTGCGTGGAAGCTATGAGACCTCGCTGCCGGCTGAGCCCACCGGTAAGGAAATTACCCAAGCGGCGCGGCGCGGAGATCCGCTTGCCGTAGCGGTAATGGAAGACTTCAGCCGGTGGCTGGGCCAGGGCCTATCCATTGTTGCTGACGTGTTGGATCCGGAGCTCATCGTGCTCGGCGGCGGCGTATCCCAAGATGCTGACCTCTACCTCGAGGGCGCTGCCCAAGCCATGGGACAGGACATTGTCGGGGCAGGGCATCGCCCCCTCGCACGTGTTGCCACCGCAGAATTAGGGTCGGCAGCGGGTATGATTGGCGTAGCCGATTTGGCCCGCAGCGGCCGTTAA
- a CDS encoding lysophospholipid acyltransferase family protein has translation MKNKWYWAFKHIFFGPALQVWNRPWSEGIEKIPAEGPAILVSNHQAVMDSFFFPLMCPRQITFPAKSEYFTTPGLVGSLQKWFFTSVGQVPIERDSEDAGDAIVETAEGILSRGDLFGIYPEGTRSPDGRVYKGRTGMGRIAMETNQPVFPIAMINSRKANPIGSWIPRPFKVGVRVGDPIWPHDWAKERGMNPAEHETIRAFTDFMMRNLAELSDQPYVDVYASDVKASLKAGHGYPAGAEYKGR, from the coding sequence ATGAAAAACAAGTGGTACTGGGCTTTTAAGCACATCTTCTTCGGACCCGCCCTGCAAGTATGGAATCGACCGTGGAGCGAGGGCATCGAGAAAATCCCCGCTGAAGGGCCTGCGATTTTGGTGTCGAATCACCAGGCGGTTATGGATTCCTTTTTCTTTCCTTTGATGTGTCCGCGCCAGATCACGTTTCCGGCTAAGTCGGAATACTTCACCACTCCGGGTCTTGTTGGTAGCCTGCAAAAGTGGTTCTTTACCTCGGTAGGCCAAGTCCCCATCGAGCGCGATAGCGAGGACGCTGGCGACGCCATTGTGGAAACCGCAGAAGGTATTTTGTCCCGCGGCGATCTCTTCGGTATCTATCCGGAAGGAACTCGTTCCCCAGATGGCCGTGTGTACAAGGGCCGTACCGGCATGGGGCGCATCGCCATGGAGACTAACCAGCCAGTATTTCCCATCGCGATGATCAATTCGCGTAAGGCCAATCCCATTGGATCGTGGATCCCGCGCCCGTTTAAGGTCGGCGTGCGGGTAGGTGATCCTATCTGGCCGCATGACTGGGCCAAGGAGCGCGGCATGAATCCGGCCGAGCACGAGACTATTCGCGCCTTCACTGACTTTATGATGCGCAATTTGGCCGAGCTGAGTGATCAGCCTTATGTTGATGTGTACGCCTCCGATGTGAAGGCTTCGCTCAAAGCCGGCCATGGTTACCCCGCCGGTGCTGAATACAAGGGGAGGTAA
- a CDS encoding glycosyltransferase family 87 protein: MKKSLWFTALPLCLSALVALWWLIDIPELFSGKFSTYYHIDLDVYREGGAGFGSDLYAKDYLVGSNRDVSLPFTYPPFAALLFAPLSWIPLTTASILVSVASFLALWVCVALVLRSLGCPGWAGWALLAAMLTEPITETFSFGQVNILLTALVVVDILWLRPGRGRGVLTGIAMAIKLTPAVFLAVFFVRREWRAFFSALGSFLAAGLIAFACNPHSSIQYWSETLRDSNRIGGLAYSSNQSLRGFFSRLAPDHAEKLWLVAVVLVVAIVWFAMERISHENQAVLMLLAASVSLLCSPVSWSHHFTWLVLAGVLLVAQRYWALAALTWLALLARGHWLVPHANDQELNWEWWQHIVGNDYAIVTALLVLCSLPLALRRAGAYQSAAEPASSQG; this comes from the coding sequence GTGAAGAAATCTTTGTGGTTTACTGCTTTGCCCTTGTGCCTCTCTGCCCTCGTGGCCCTTTGGTGGCTCATCGATATCCCGGAGCTTTTCTCCGGCAAGTTCTCCACCTACTACCACATTGACCTCGATGTTTACCGCGAAGGTGGAGCCGGATTTGGCAGCGACCTCTACGCCAAGGACTACCTCGTCGGTAGCAATCGCGATGTCTCTCTTCCCTTCACCTATCCGCCCTTTGCGGCGCTGCTTTTTGCCCCGCTGAGCTGGATTCCCCTCACCACCGCGAGCATCCTCGTATCTGTCGCCTCCTTTCTTGCCCTGTGGGTCTGCGTTGCCCTGGTCCTGCGCTCTCTTGGCTGCCCGGGATGGGCAGGCTGGGCGCTTCTAGCGGCGATGCTTACTGAACCGATTACGGAGACCTTCAGCTTCGGGCAGGTCAACATCCTGCTCACCGCACTCGTAGTGGTCGATATTCTCTGGCTGCGCCCTGGACGCGGCAGGGGCGTGCTTACCGGTATCGCTATGGCGATCAAGCTCACCCCTGCGGTATTCCTTGCCGTATTTTTCGTCCGCCGCGAATGGCGCGCATTTTTCAGCGCCCTCGGTTCCTTTCTGGCAGCAGGGCTCATCGCCTTCGCCTGCAATCCACATAGCTCCATCCAGTACTGGAGCGAAACACTGCGCGATTCCAACCGCATCGGTGGACTTGCCTATAGCTCCAACCAATCTCTGCGCGGTTTCTTTAGCCGCCTAGCCCCCGACCACGCTGAAAAGCTGTGGCTTGTGGCCGTCGTCCTCGTCGTTGCCATCGTGTGGTTTGCCATGGAGCGCATCTCCCACGAGAACCAGGCGGTACTCATGCTGCTGGCCGCTTCAGTATCGCTCCTGTGCTCGCCCGTGTCATGGTCACACCACTTCACCTGGCTAGTGTTGGCGGGTGTGCTGCTAGTGGCGCAGCGCTACTGGGCGCTCGCTGCGCTGACGTGGCTCGCGCTTTTGGCCCGCGGACATTGGCTTGTCCCCCATGCCAATGACCAAGAGCTGAACTGGGAATGGTGGCAGCATATTGTGGGCAATGACTACGCCATTGTTACTGCGCTGCTGGTTCTTTGCTCGCTACCATTGGCTCTACGACGGGCCGGCGCTTATCAATCCGCGGCGGAACCAGCGTCCAGCCAAGGATAG
- a CDS encoding polyadenylate-specific 3'-exoribonuclease AS yields the protein MRYFYDTEFIEDGQTIELVSIGIVGENGSEYYAVSTDFDPSKANSWVKDNVLAKLPSPRDPVWKPLETIRAEVFEFLTQSSTPVELWAWVGAYDHVVLAQLWGDMAGLPKRMPRYTRELKQYWEFAGRPSLPAVPKGNHDALVDARHNLAKFRACAQVLPLSKGNRINI from the coding sequence GTGCGCTACTTCTATGACACCGAATTTATCGAAGATGGACAAACCATTGAATTGGTCTCCATCGGCATCGTCGGTGAGAATGGCAGCGAGTACTACGCCGTGTCTACGGATTTCGATCCGTCCAAGGCCAATTCTTGGGTCAAAGACAATGTACTGGCCAAGCTGCCCAGCCCGCGGGACCCAGTATGGAAGCCTCTGGAGACCATTCGCGCGGAGGTCTTCGAGTTCCTGACCCAGAGCTCAACTCCGGTAGAGCTGTGGGCGTGGGTGGGCGCCTATGATCATGTGGTTTTGGCGCAGCTGTGGGGCGATATGGCCGGACTGCCCAAGCGCATGCCACGCTATACCCGCGAGCTGAAGCAGTATTGGGAATTTGCAGGGCGACCGAGCCTGCCGGCCGTGCCTAAGGGCAATCACGATGCGCTTGTCGACGCCCGCCATAACCTCGCCAAGTTCCGAGCCTGCGCCCAGGTGCTTCCGCTGTCTAAGGGTAATAGAATTAATATCTAG
- a CDS encoding class II 3-deoxy-7-phosphoheptulonate synthase, translated as MSWTVDIPQGVLPDLPPLPAGIDEVFQDVIKRDAKQQPSWDTSQADNVRKILESVPPIVVAPEIEALKKKLADVALGNAFLLQGGDCAETFESNTEPHIRGNVKTLLQMAVVLTYGASVPVVKLGRIAGQYAKPRSSDTDSNGLLNYRGDIVNGVEPTDEARRHDPARMIRAYANSSAAMNLVRSLTSSGTADLYRLHEWNREFVRKSRAGARYQDLAREIENGLNFMNACGVHDDTLRSADIYCSHEALLKDYERSMLRLGQDNNGDTKLYDLSAHQVWIGERTRGIEDFHVNFAAMIGNPVGIKLGPGVTPEQAVEYAERLDPNREPGRLTMISRMGHDKVRTVLPAIVKAVEDSGHKVVWQSDPMHGNTFTASNGYKTRHFDKIVDEVQGFFEVHRELGTHPGGVHLEFTGEDVTECLGGAEDITDVDLPGRYESAVDPRLNTQQSLELSFLIAEMLRN; from the coding sequence GTGAGTTGGACAGTAGATATTCCGCAAGGCGTTCTGCCAGACCTTCCGCCATTGCCCGCCGGCATCGACGAGGTCTTCCAGGACGTCATCAAGCGTGACGCAAAGCAGCAGCCCAGCTGGGATACTTCCCAGGCCGATAACGTGCGCAAGATTCTCGAGTCCGTGCCGCCCATCGTGGTTGCGCCCGAGATCGAGGCGCTCAAGAAGAAGCTGGCAGACGTTGCCTTGGGTAACGCCTTTTTGCTCCAGGGCGGCGATTGCGCGGAAACCTTTGAGTCCAATACTGAGCCGCATATCCGTGGCAATGTGAAAACGCTGCTGCAGATGGCCGTGGTGTTGACCTACGGCGCATCCGTTCCCGTGGTTAAACTCGGCCGCATCGCTGGCCAGTACGCCAAGCCACGTTCTTCCGATACGGACTCCAATGGTTTGTTGAATTACCGCGGTGACATTGTCAATGGCGTGGAGCCGACCGATGAGGCTCGTCGCCACGACCCGGCCCGAATGATCCGCGCTTACGCGAACTCTTCGGCGGCAATGAACCTCGTGCGTTCTTTGACCTCTTCCGGCACTGCGGATCTTTACCGCCTGCATGAGTGGAACCGCGAGTTCGTGCGCAAGTCCCGCGCTGGTGCCCGCTACCAGGACTTGGCCCGGGAGATTGAAAACGGCTTGAACTTCATGAATGCCTGTGGCGTGCACGATGACACCCTGCGCTCGGCCGATATCTACTGCTCGCACGAGGCTTTGCTGAAGGACTACGAGCGCTCCATGCTGCGCTTGGGTCAGGACAATAACGGCGATACCAAGCTCTACGATCTCTCCGCACACCAGGTATGGATTGGTGAGCGCACGCGTGGCATCGAAGATTTCCACGTGAACTTTGCGGCGATGATTGGTAACCCAGTGGGCATCAAGCTGGGACCGGGCGTCACCCCGGAGCAGGCCGTGGAGTACGCGGAAAGGCTGGACCCGAATCGCGAGCCAGGCCGCCTGACCATGATTTCGCGCATGGGACACGATAAGGTGCGCACGGTTCTGCCTGCCATTGTCAAGGCAGTGGAAGACTCCGGCCACAAAGTGGTATGGCAGTCCGACCCGATGCACGGCAATACCTTCACCGCTTCTAATGGCTACAAGACTCGCCACTTTGACAAGATCGTGGATGAGGTCCAAGGCTTCTTCGAGGTTCACCGCGAACTGGGTACCCACCCGGGTGGCGTACACCTTGAGTTCACCGGTGAAGACGTCACCGAGTGCTTGGGCGGCGCCGAGGACATTACCGACGTGGATCTGCCGGGCCGCTACGAGTCGGCCGTGGATCCGCGCCTTAATACTCAGCAGTCGCTCGAGCTGTCCTTCCTCATCGCGGAGATGCTACGTAACTAA
- a CDS encoding protein kinase domain-containing protein translates to MTRLEIGDVLENRYRIDRPIARGGMSTVYRCVDMRLGRAVAAKVMDERYSDDPVFIKRFSREARAMARLQHPNLVAIHDFSADGEPIYLIMELIDGGTLRELLAEGGPFPVQAAASTLRNVLRGLEEVHSTGLIHRDIKPDNVLITSHHRVKVGDFGLVRATNAEATSDMIVGTVSYLAPEQVTGEEITPASDVYSAGIVLFELLTGTVPFSGDTPLAHATARLDSDVPAPSSRISGVPKLVDALVATATARDPRERFADAGEFLEALDDVCRELDLPDVTIPVPRNAAAARTAQAPTDFSGTGATEIFEPTRSIPQGEPEHLDGGPTEVIPPQRLSFETKLDLPQAGAAPEPEPQSLSRPQAQPYSATEPPLEPFGPAAASAPAPVPAPVPEQPVQSAHEEPAERPLTNRNPLSLVLYLVVVAIAVGAVAIGGWWFGSSLYGMTPNLWI, encoded by the coding sequence ATGACTAGGTTGGAAATTGGTGACGTTCTGGAGAATCGTTACCGGATCGATCGCCCCATTGCCCGCGGTGGCATGTCTACCGTCTATCGCTGCGTGGACATGCGGCTGGGGCGAGCGGTCGCGGCCAAGGTCATGGACGAGCGCTATTCCGATGACCCGGTCTTTATCAAGCGTTTTTCTCGCGAGGCTCGCGCCATGGCCCGCCTGCAGCATCCCAATCTCGTAGCTATTCACGATTTTTCCGCTGACGGCGAGCCCATTTATCTCATCATGGAGCTCATCGATGGCGGTACGCTGCGCGAGCTCTTGGCCGAGGGCGGGCCCTTTCCGGTGCAGGCGGCCGCCTCTACCCTGCGCAATGTGCTGCGCGGCTTGGAAGAGGTGCACTCGACCGGGCTCATCCACCGCGACATCAAGCCCGATAATGTGCTTATTACATCCCATCACCGAGTAAAGGTGGGCGATTTTGGGCTGGTGCGTGCCACCAATGCCGAGGCTACCTCGGACATGATTGTGGGCACCGTATCCTACCTCGCACCGGAGCAGGTCACGGGGGAAGAAATTACACCGGCCTCAGATGTCTATTCAGCCGGCATTGTCCTCTTCGAGCTGCTTACCGGCACCGTTCCATTCTCGGGGGATACTCCCCTAGCGCATGCCACGGCCCGCTTGGATTCCGACGTCCCCGCGCCGTCCTCGCGGATTTCTGGGGTGCCCAAGCTTGTCGACGCCCTCGTGGCCACCGCCACCGCCCGCGATCCCCGCGAGCGCTTCGCCGACGCCGGAGAATTCCTCGAGGCGCTCGATGATGTTTGCCGAGAGCTCGATCTTCCGGACGTGACCATCCCCGTGCCAAGGAACGCTGCCGCGGCGCGCACGGCACAAGCACCCACGGATTTTTCGGGCACTGGAGCCACGGAAATTTTCGAACCCACCCGCAGCATTCCTCAGGGTGAACCGGAGCATCTCGACGGCGGCCCGACTGAAGTCATCCCGCCGCAGCGCCTTAGCTTTGAGACGAAACTGGATTTGCCACAGGCCGGGGCCGCTCCAGAACCGGAGCCGCAATCATTGTCACGCCCCCAGGCACAGCCGTATTCCGCGACCGAGCCCCCACTCGAACCATTTGGGCCGGCGGCTGCCTCTGCGCCTGCACCGGTACCTGCTCCTGTCCCCGAGCAGCCGGTCCAGAGCGCGCATGAAGAACCCGCCGAGCGTCCGCTGACCAACCGCAATCCGCTGTCACTAGTGCTGTACTTAGTAGTGGTCGCGATTGCGGTGGGCGCGGTGGCTATCGGCGGGTGGTGGTTCGGCTCCTCGCTCTACGGCATGACGCCGAACCTGTGGATTTAG
- a CDS encoding Rv2175c family DNA-binding protein: MADHLARVKVENVTNQEKSLDPLLANEELLSMQQVAEKLDLPITRAYDLLQDRKFIAWDSPEGKRVPLAFFNDKGVIAKHVTAAITVLTDGGYKDDEIFKHLFTEDDSLPGRPIDALHGHLAREVIRRAQAAAF, encoded by the coding sequence ATGGCTGATCATCTAGCCCGCGTTAAAGTAGAGAACGTGACTAACCAAGAAAAATCCCTCGATCCCTTGCTCGCTAACGAAGAACTGCTCAGCATGCAGCAGGTGGCAGAAAAGCTAGACCTGCCCATCACCCGCGCTTATGACCTGCTGCAGGACCGAAAGTTCATTGCGTGGGATTCCCCAGAAGGAAAGCGCGTGCCGCTAGCCTTCTTCAACGACAAGGGCGTCATTGCCAAGCATGTAACTGCGGCAATTACCGTGTTGACAGACGGCGGCTATAAGGACGACGAAATCTTCAAGCATCTCTTTACCGAGGATGACTCGCTGCCGGGCCGCCCGATCGATGCTTTGCACGGTCACCTTGCCCGCGAGGTTATTCGGCGCGCGCAGGCTGCCGCTTTTTAG